From Paenibacillus graminis, a single genomic window includes:
- a CDS encoding SGNH/GDSL hydrolase family protein yields the protein MHSQENQAGVFSQSEYTSATALSTAANYIMNRAEPFIHTYRTYIRLRGNGSLTLKFWHSNAVDSTWDMGLEAKASEPGGEWSIEAAYIADGGPEPDGTVLPGTQVPVTFWGEAAKQVAPGETFWSDEAVLMLPEGHYLAFTWTIRTAAPGKTFPYNVEGMLVSAYDASGNYAGQESNAAFSVSDKLLVLPSYIGYKKKVAKRLVLLGDSITQGVRTAKDEYSYWAARIADGLGTGYGLWNLGSGWGRAYDAATDGSWLDKAKQGDEVLIVLGVNDLDIGKRSAAGLLADLTHIVSLIREANPEAGIILGTVPPFNFEGEREAAWRSVNAQILAAPPAGVSRVFDIAAVLSMPAPLDHRVRPEYMSNTDDPHPNGTAGKAVADAFLEWYT from the coding sequence ATGCACAGTCAAGAGAACCAAGCCGGAGTGTTCAGCCAGTCTGAGTACACCTCGGCTACAGCGCTGTCCACAGCTGCCAATTATATTATGAACAGGGCGGAGCCATTCATCCACACCTATCGGACATACATCCGTCTGCGCGGGAATGGCAGCCTGACTCTGAAGTTTTGGCATAGCAATGCGGTGGATTCCACCTGGGACATGGGGCTTGAAGCGAAAGCGAGCGAGCCGGGAGGCGAATGGAGCATTGAAGCGGCTTATATTGCCGACGGAGGACCGGAGCCGGATGGTACGGTCCTGCCAGGCACGCAGGTGCCCGTAACTTTCTGGGGAGAAGCAGCGAAGCAAGTAGCTCCAGGGGAAACTTTTTGGAGTGACGAAGCGGTTCTTATGCTGCCGGAGGGCCACTATCTGGCTTTTACCTGGACGATAAGAACTGCTGCTCCCGGCAAAACCTTCCCTTACAATGTGGAGGGGATGCTGGTCTCGGCCTACGATGCCTCCGGAAATTACGCCGGGCAGGAATCGAACGCTGCTTTCAGCGTATCGGACAAGCTCCTGGTGCTGCCAAGCTATATCGGCTACAAGAAGAAAGTGGCCAAAAGACTCGTATTGCTGGGAGATTCCATTACGCAAGGGGTGCGGACAGCAAAGGATGAATATTCCTACTGGGCGGCGCGGATTGCCGATGGGCTTGGAACCGGTTATGGGCTGTGGAATCTCGGATCAGGATGGGGGAGAGCCTATGATGCGGCCACTGACGGATCTTGGCTGGACAAGGCTAAGCAGGGGGATGAGGTGCTGATTGTGCTGGGCGTGAATGATCTCGATATCGGCAAGCGCTCGGCTGCAGGGCTCCTTGCAGATCTCACGCATATCGTCTCTCTGATCAGAGAGGCTAACCCCGAAGCGGGGATCATCCTGGGCACCGTGCCGCCATTTAACTTCGAAGGCGAGCGGGAGGCGGCGTGGAGAAGTGTGAATGCACAGATTCTTGCGGCCCCGCCTGCGGGGGTGAGCCGTGTATTTGATATCGCGGCCGTACTGTCCATGCCGGCTCCATTAGACCATAGAGTCCGTCCGGAGTACATGAGCAATACAGACGATCCGCATCCGAACGGCACCGCCGGCAAGGCGGTGGCGGACGCTTTTCTGGAATGGTATACATAG
- a CDS encoding carbohydrate ABC transporter permease, with protein MKAKSNGRWNIGIEVLMILLALLFLSPFYFLLANSVKSFGEILSNAASWPQEFMWSNYTNAWKLARFSEAFRNSLIVTIISVVLISLFSAMAAYRMVRANTRFNQILLLLFVAAMVVPFQTIMIPILKVVNILGVNNSFAGLIISNLGLSIPMAIFLFHGFIKSVPLEIEEAATVDGCNPISAFFRIVLPLLKPMLMTIIVLNALGIWNDYLLPSLILQAPGLRTIPLATFSFFGQYTKQWDMALPALTLGVAPIVIFYLFMQRYIVEGIAAGSVKG; from the coding sequence ATGAAAGCAAAGTCTAACGGCAGATGGAACATCGGAATTGAAGTGCTTATGATCCTGCTGGCCTTGCTGTTTCTTTCCCCATTCTACTTCCTGCTGGCGAACTCGGTAAAATCCTTTGGTGAGATTCTAAGCAATGCGGCAAGCTGGCCGCAGGAATTCATGTGGTCCAACTACACGAATGCCTGGAAGTTAGCCCGCTTCTCCGAAGCGTTCCGCAATTCGCTGATCGTAACTATAATCTCTGTGGTTCTGATCTCGCTGTTCAGCGCAATGGCTGCTTACCGGATGGTCCGCGCCAACACACGGTTCAATCAAATTCTGCTGCTGCTGTTCGTAGCGGCGATGGTGGTTCCGTTTCAGACGATTATGATTCCGATCCTGAAAGTCGTTAATATCCTTGGGGTCAATAACTCCTTTGCCGGTCTGATTATCTCCAATCTGGGGTTAAGTATTCCGATGGCGATCTTCCTGTTCCACGGCTTCATCAAGTCGGTTCCTCTTGAGATTGAAGAGGCGGCAACGGTCGACGGCTGTAATCCGATCTCGGCATTCTTCCGGATCGTGCTTCCTTTGCTGAAGCCGATGCTGATGACGATCATCGTCTTGAACGCACTGGGCATCTGGAACGATTATCTGCTCCCGTCGCTGATTCTTCAGGCGCCCGGGCTGCGCACCATTCCGCTGGCTACCTTCTCGTTCTTCGGGCAATATACGAAGCAATGGGATATGGCGCTTCCGGCACTGACCCTTGGGGTGGCTCCAATCGTCATTTTTTATCTGTTCATGCAGCGTTACATTGTTGAGGGAATAGCGGCCGGCTCGGTGAAGGGTTAA
- a CDS encoding response regulator transcription factor, translating to MKALIVDDEARVRKAVRLLVDWDAHQIGEILEAGNGNEAIGLIRKEKPALVIMDMMMESGSGIELMAWVNEFAGNTKFIVVSGHNDFDFVRQTVRHGGIDYILKPIEPEMINNAVSKAVAAWRSEEEERSHRQKQSIRLNEIRPIYGEKLLSALIDDPINAEASLRRLWDDGVIPHTAKASRLILVQTDPGNNPLIKRFGGDSELLYYAIVNICNEFLQLQSNGIAFRYWGGPPEIAIILWDVQESVAELINRINQGIYMTLQFRMHFGISSVGALPGGLPAERAEAAEALLRRNLLRHEDYCHSPSSSDPADTGSEPPVIFADVQEEWRMAVISGNPEVLSAAAQHWTRELSRRGVVTPEMLNSWKADALLFRSRLVREALGAQADSALAELERADTLTPAPLPSGYSFSLFAWRDWSFALLQRLSQELTARAVKERNPMTEIVKYIEQNYPSDLSLQEVAGKFYVSREYISRKFKQEYGINFSDYIGSVRIDKAKLLLQNPNLKLSQISEMVGFHDVKYFSKVFKKQVGLSPKDYRAQIIP from the coding sequence ATGAAAGCGCTGATTGTAGACGACGAAGCCAGAGTCCGGAAGGCGGTCAGACTTCTGGTCGACTGGGATGCCCATCAGATCGGGGAAATTCTAGAAGCCGGAAACGGCAATGAAGCCATCGGACTGATCCGCAAGGAGAAGCCTGCCCTGGTCATCATGGACATGATGATGGAATCGGGCAGCGGGATCGAGCTGATGGCCTGGGTCAATGAATTCGCCGGAAACACCAAGTTTATTGTGGTCAGCGGCCATAATGATTTTGATTTTGTCCGTCAGACCGTCCGCCACGGCGGGATTGACTATATTCTGAAGCCCATTGAGCCGGAAATGATCAATAATGCAGTATCCAAGGCAGTAGCCGCCTGGCGGTCGGAGGAGGAAGAACGCAGCCACCGGCAGAAGCAAAGCATCCGCCTGAATGAAATCAGACCCATCTATGGGGAAAAGCTGCTGTCGGCGCTGATCGATGATCCGATCAATGCCGAAGCTTCACTGCGCAGGCTTTGGGACGATGGGGTGATCCCGCATACCGCCAAAGCCTCACGGCTGATTCTGGTACAGACCGATCCCGGCAACAACCCGCTGATCAAACGGTTCGGAGGAGACAGCGAGCTGCTCTATTACGCCATCGTTAACATCTGCAATGAATTCCTGCAGCTGCAGAGCAATGGGATTGCCTTCCGGTATTGGGGAGGGCCGCCGGAAATCGCTATTATCCTGTGGGATGTTCAGGAATCTGTAGCCGAGCTGATCAACCGGATCAACCAGGGAATTTACATGACGCTGCAGTTTCGGATGCATTTTGGCATCAGCTCGGTGGGAGCCTTGCCGGGGGGGCTGCCGGCTGAACGCGCAGAAGCCGCCGAAGCCTTGCTCCGGCGGAACCTGTTAAGACATGAGGACTACTGCCATTCCCCCTCCTCCTCCGATCCTGCAGATACCGGAAGTGAACCTCCGGTTATCTTTGCCGACGTGCAGGAGGAGTGGAGAATGGCGGTGATCAGCGGCAACCCGGAGGTGCTGTCAGCCGCAGCCCAGCACTGGACCCGGGAGCTAAGCCGCCGGGGTGTTGTTACCCCCGAGATGCTGAATTCCTGGAAGGCCGATGCCCTGCTGTTCCGTTCCCGGCTGGTACGGGAGGCCCTCGGCGCACAAGCAGACAGCGCTCTGGCAGAGCTTGAGCGGGCGGACACGCTGACCCCGGCACCCCTGCCAAGCGGCTATTCCTTCTCTTTGTTCGCCTGGCGCGACTGGTCCTTTGCTTTGCTGCAACGCCTCTCACAGGAGCTTACGGCCAGAGCGGTGAAGGAACGCAACCCGATGACAGAAATTGTGAAATACATCGAACAGAACTATCCATCCGACTTATCGCTGCAAGAAGTGGCCGGCAAATTCTATGTCAGCCGTGAATATATTTCACGCAAATTCAAGCAGGAATACGGCATTAACTTCTCCGATTATATCGGCAGTGTCAGAATCGACAAAGCCAAGCTGCTGCTGCAGAATCCCAACCTGAAGCTGTCGCAGATCTCGGAGATGGTCGGCTTTCACGACGTCAAATATTTCAGCAAGGTGTTCAAAAAACAGGTTGGCCTCTCGCCCAAGGACTACCGGGCCCAGATCATCCCCTGA
- a CDS encoding carbohydrate ABC transporter permease, which translates to MRGSKLSQLGQQTFFVGPALLFFTLITIIPFLMGMYYSFTDWNGVSGNVSWVGADNFTAIFTNDPDFWSSFWFTVRFTVLGVVLTNIVGFFLAYFLTKPLKTRNMLRTIFFMPNVIGGLLLGFIWQFIFIKGFATMGDITGWSFFNLPWLGDATTGFWAIVMVFVWQSSGYLMVIYIASLSNVSKEVLEAAEIDGASRMQVLRSIIVPLIMPAVTIGLFLAISWSFKMFDLNLSLTKGGPFKSTESVAMNIYNEAFLNNRYGLGTAKALLFFLIVAIITVIQVRVTKSKEVEA; encoded by the coding sequence ATGCGCGGTTCAAAGTTGTCCCAATTGGGTCAACAGACTTTTTTCGTCGGTCCGGCATTATTGTTTTTCACCCTGATTACGATTATTCCATTTCTGATGGGGATGTACTATTCTTTCACGGACTGGAATGGGGTATCGGGGAACGTAAGCTGGGTTGGCGCTGATAACTTTACAGCGATATTTACAAACGATCCGGATTTCTGGTCATCCTTCTGGTTCACCGTAAGATTTACTGTGCTGGGAGTTGTTTTGACCAATATAGTAGGTTTTTTTCTGGCCTATTTTCTGACAAAACCATTAAAAACACGCAATATGCTCCGTACCATTTTTTTCATGCCGAATGTAATCGGGGGATTGCTGCTTGGGTTTATATGGCAGTTCATTTTTATCAAGGGTTTCGCCACGATGGGCGATATCACCGGCTGGTCCTTCTTTAATCTTCCCTGGCTCGGAGATGCAACCACCGGCTTCTGGGCGATTGTCATGGTTTTTGTCTGGCAGTCTTCGGGTTATCTGATGGTGATCTACATTGCTTCACTCAGCAATGTCTCCAAAGAGGTGCTGGAAGCAGCTGAAATTGACGGGGCCTCCCGTATGCAGGTGCTCCGCAGCATTATTGTTCCTTTGATTATGCCTGCGGTAACGATTGGTTTGTTCCTGGCCATTTCCTGGTCCTTCAAAATGTTCGACCTGAACCTGTCCCTGACGAAAGGCGGACCGTTCAAATCCACAGAATCTGTGGCCATGAATATTTACAATGAAGCCTTCCTGAACAACCGTTATGGTCTGGGTACGGCCAAAGCGCTGCTCTTCTTCCTGATTGTAGCAATTATCACCGTCATTCAGGTTCGTGTGACAAAGAGCAAGGAGGTAGAAGCTTAA
- a CDS encoding cache domain-containing sensor histidine kinase: MKWNSIRTKLIVFLLLPTLVCIIATMFISYSYTTQSLRTRAVDENKNLLFQGYKNINSLVQEISRLSLIVYSDSDFYRLLEAGYDDLSSDIAIYNSLSYISTSLPNISQVYLYGVKDGKATLITDNTTPKRWLGNAPYEESHVTGSSPVKVQSTHLNDAYGLKLPLTQFIPEPVFTLHRRIERIPSSEPLGYLSIDVKLAALGDIIDQLYDQDQENIYLVDSTGTLVYGQDAGSLGKPLNAAWYSKQFADITGDQGYFEQDGSVFIYQKIESTGLNWTLVKQIPVSYLFREAKEAAVINILLLVLLLITIIVLTVLVSFRITAPIKQLTRYMNQVQTGNLEIDIRPAGKDEIGLVTERFRSMMDTINNLILREYRLELSNKTNELRALQSQINPHFLNNTLQIIGTLALELKVPQIYALLSALAKMMRYSMYNDEKIVTVQNELEHVKAYVELQKERFENKFTFRCDMEDSLLNALMPKMILQPIVENYFKHGFNLARTDGLIEIKAARLASGRMEIIIRNNGSSIPVLKLEALRQELQHPGRLDIDTLKETDSTDSKRDAPGARIGLPNVLARLRLVCGDSALLIVDNDKAGGVIVRLEIDIVVESETI; encoded by the coding sequence ATGAAATGGAACAGTATCCGCACGAAACTGATTGTTTTTTTACTCCTTCCAACCCTAGTTTGTATTATCGCAACGATGTTTATCAGCTATTCCTATACCACACAGTCGCTAAGAACACGGGCCGTGGATGAGAATAAAAACCTGCTCTTTCAAGGCTATAAAAATATCAACAGCCTGGTCCAGGAGATTAGCCGGCTGTCGCTGATTGTATACTCCGACTCGGATTTTTACCGTCTGCTTGAAGCCGGCTATGATGATTTGTCCTCTGATATCGCCATCTATAATTCACTCAGCTACATCTCCACCTCGCTGCCCAATATCTCTCAGGTGTACCTGTATGGTGTCAAGGATGGCAAAGCAACACTGATCACCGATAATACAACGCCCAAACGCTGGCTTGGAAACGCCCCGTATGAGGAATCCCACGTTACAGGAAGTTCCCCGGTGAAAGTGCAAAGCACCCATCTAAATGACGCTTATGGGCTAAAACTGCCGTTGACGCAGTTCATACCAGAGCCGGTTTTTACGCTGCATCGAAGAATTGAGCGTATTCCTTCCTCTGAACCACTCGGCTATCTGTCGATTGATGTCAAACTGGCAGCACTTGGCGATATTATAGACCAGTTGTACGATCAGGATCAGGAAAACATCTACCTGGTAGACAGTACCGGAACGCTGGTCTATGGCCAGGATGCCGGTTCACTCGGCAAGCCGTTGAATGCAGCGTGGTACAGCAAGCAGTTCGCTGACATCACAGGTGACCAGGGTTACTTTGAGCAGGACGGATCCGTGTTCATTTATCAAAAGATTGAAAGCACCGGTCTAAACTGGACTCTCGTCAAGCAAATCCCTGTCTCCTATCTGTTCCGGGAAGCCAAGGAGGCGGCCGTTATCAACATCCTGCTGCTGGTGCTGCTGCTCATTACAATCATTGTCTTGACCGTGCTTGTCTCGTTCCGGATAACCGCCCCGATTAAGCAGCTGACCCGGTATATGAATCAGGTCCAGACCGGGAACCTGGAGATTGATATCCGCCCGGCGGGAAAAGATGAAATCGGCCTTGTCACCGAGCGCTTCCGCAGCATGATGGATACGATCAACAATCTGATTCTGCGGGAGTACCGGCTGGAGCTGTCGAATAAAACCAATGAGCTGAGGGCGCTGCAGTCGCAGATCAACCCTCATTTCCTGAACAATACGCTGCAGATTATCGGCACCCTCGCTTTGGAGCTTAAGGTGCCGCAGATCTATGCCCTGCTCTCCGCGCTGGCCAAGATGATGCGCTACAGCATGTACAATGATGAGAAGATTGTTACAGTACAAAATGAGCTGGAGCATGTAAAAGCCTATGTCGAGCTGCAAAAGGAACGTTTTGAAAATAAGTTCACTTTCCGCTGCGATATGGAAGATTCGCTGCTGAATGCGCTGATGCCCAAAATGATCCTTCAGCCCATTGTGGAGAATTACTTCAAGCATGGTTTCAATCTCGCCCGCACCGACGGCCTGATCGAAATTAAGGCGGCCCGGCTTGCCTCCGGGCGGATGGAGATTATCATCCGGAACAACGGCAGCTCCATTCCTGTGCTGAAGCTGGAAGCCCTCCGGCAGGAGCTTCAGCATCCCGGCAGGCTGGATATAGACACGCTGAAAGAAACGGACAGCACCGACAGCAAGCGGGATGCTCCGGGGGCACGGATCGGCCTGCCCAACGTGCTGGCCCGGCTGCGGCTGGTCTGCGGGGACAGCGCTCTGCTGATCGTGGACAATGATAAGGCCGGCGGAGTAATCGTCAGATTGGAAATTGATATTGTAGTGGAGAGTGAAACCATATGA
- a CDS encoding ABC transporter substrate-binding protein, translated as MMKKRSALMLSSVMLMSVMLAACGGNSNNTASNNASNGSAGNTSGAVKTVKIFQFKTEIVEGLNELKVEFEKEHPNIKLDIQTVGGGADYAAALKTKFASGDAPDIFSNGGYAEMDLWGDKLEDLSDQPWVKDLIPLAAEPMTKDGKTYGMPMNLEGIGYVYNKDLFAKAGITETPKTITELEEAAKKLQAIDVTPFGNAYQEWWLLGNQGISVAFAQQDNVDEFIKGLNGGTASIVGNPVFKDWSNLLNLTVKYGQKNPLTTDANTHLAMFAKGETAMMQEGNWAQTLVDNITPNMNIGMFPMPINDDPAKNDKMTVGIPANLVVNKDSGSKEEAKTFLNWLVTSDMGKEYITKKWKFIPALKTIEATPEDIGALGSDVWKYVQDGKVYGLQSSKFPDGVTQEFASVIQELIAGKTDEAGWEKGMQAAWDKLKK; from the coding sequence ATGATGAAGAAACGTTCTGCATTGATGCTGTCATCTGTAATGCTAATGTCAGTCATGCTTGCGGCATGCGGCGGAAATTCCAATAATACCGCATCTAATAATGCATCAAATGGAAGCGCTGGCAACACGTCCGGCGCAGTGAAAACGGTTAAAATCTTTCAGTTCAAAACGGAAATCGTTGAAGGCCTGAATGAGCTGAAGGTTGAATTCGAAAAAGAGCATCCTAACATCAAGCTGGATATTCAAACCGTCGGCGGCGGCGCGGACTATGCGGCAGCCCTGAAGACCAAGTTTGCTTCCGGGGATGCGCCTGATATTTTCTCCAACGGCGGATATGCCGAAATGGACCTGTGGGGAGACAAGCTGGAAGACCTGTCCGACCAGCCTTGGGTGAAGGACCTGATCCCTTTGGCGGCAGAGCCAATGACTAAAGACGGCAAAACCTATGGTATGCCAATGAATCTTGAAGGTATCGGCTATGTGTACAACAAGGATCTGTTTGCCAAAGCCGGCATCACCGAAACTCCAAAGACCATCACCGAGCTTGAAGAAGCTGCTAAAAAGCTGCAGGCTATCGATGTCACACCTTTCGGCAACGCGTATCAGGAATGGTGGCTGCTGGGCAACCAGGGCATCAGCGTAGCCTTTGCACAGCAGGATAATGTAGATGAGTTCATCAAAGGCCTCAATGGGGGCACTGCAAGTATCGTAGGCAACCCGGTATTCAAGGACTGGAGCAACCTGCTTAATTTGACGGTAAAATACGGCCAGAAAAATCCTCTGACTACCGATGCCAACACTCACCTGGCGATGTTCGCCAAGGGCGAAACGGCTATGATGCAGGAAGGCAACTGGGCCCAAACGCTTGTGGACAACATTACGCCTAACATGAACATCGGCATGTTCCCTATGCCAATCAATGATGACCCAGCGAAAAATGACAAGATGACTGTAGGGATTCCTGCCAACCTGGTTGTAAATAAAGATTCCGGCTCCAAAGAAGAAGCCAAAACATTCCTGAACTGGCTCGTAACTTCCGATATGGGTAAAGAATATATCACTAAAAAATGGAAGTTCATCCCTGCATTGAAAACCATTGAAGCTACTCCAGAGGATATCGGAGCACTCGGTTCCGATGTATGGAAATACGTGCAGGACGGTAAAGTATACGGTCTGCAATCCTCCAAATTCCCTGATGGTGTGACTCAAGAATTTGCCAGCGTAATTCAAGAGCTGATCGCCGGTAAAACGGACGAAGCCGGTTGGGAAAAAGGCATGCAGGCAGCTTGGGATAAGCTGAAGAAATAA
- a CDS encoding AraC family transcriptional regulator — translation MTAPRRIVFGQEGGNHLPITLDSMGYNPDQEKVSRPEGYHAYHWLQTSQGEGIIHFENKKLTLAEGSGVLLLPGISHRYEALSAEPWCTYYLTFGGSSARQILDSLGMNANSYYRWESEAPLPLMLKEMLDRHDAAEDMFSLGASTDAYRFLLTLSKYGHLHNNTSISRNVDKVQPLLKWMDGHYGDPDIGLHDLAVQLDVSGRYLNSLFLQTFGLSPYAYFVRLRIRKSKELLVSQPDLTVKAISQQVGFRDVSHFVATFRKQSGTTPDQFRRLH, via the coding sequence GTGACAGCCCCCCGCAGAATTGTGTTCGGCCAGGAAGGCGGAAACCACCTGCCGATTACACTCGACAGCATGGGCTACAACCCCGATCAGGAGAAGGTATCCCGTCCTGAGGGCTACCACGCCTATCATTGGCTCCAGACCTCGCAGGGTGAGGGAATTATCCATTTTGAGAATAAAAAACTTACGCTCGCCGAAGGCAGCGGCGTACTTCTGCTCCCGGGGATCTCCCACAGATACGAAGCACTGTCTGCTGAACCTTGGTGTACCTATTATCTGACCTTCGGGGGAAGCTCTGCCCGGCAGATTCTGGATTCACTCGGGATGAACGCCAACTCCTATTACCGCTGGGAGAGTGAGGCTCCGCTGCCCCTGATGCTGAAGGAAATGCTCGACCGGCACGATGCCGCCGAGGATATGTTCAGCCTTGGTGCTTCTACCGATGCCTACCGGTTCCTCCTGACGCTCAGCAAATACGGGCACCTGCATAACAATACCTCCATCTCCCGCAACGTGGACAAGGTGCAGCCGTTGCTCAAATGGATGGACGGCCATTATGGCGATCCCGATATCGGCCTGCATGACCTGGCTGTGCAGCTTGATGTGTCGGGCCGCTACCTTAACAGCCTGTTTCTGCAGACCTTCGGCCTTTCTCCATATGCCTATTTTGTCCGCCTGCGTATCCGCAAGAGCAAGGAGCTGCTGGTCAGCCAGCCCGATCTAACAGTAAAAGCCATTTCGCAGCAGGTCGGCTTCCGCGATGTCAGCCACTTCGTGGCCACCTTCCGCAAGCAGTCCGGAACCACACCGGATCAATTCCGGCGGCTGCATTGA
- a CDS encoding LysR family transcriptional regulator, whose amino-acid sequence MDIGLLKVFQAAAEEGSISKAAQRLNYVQSNVTARIQQLEQELKTPLFYRHSRGITLTSAGQTLMEYTLKIINLLEEAAQAVLDSPVPKGSITVGSDTTAAVRLPAILSAYRGCYPDVEVQLQIGRNNDLIDAVLQYTVNGAFVDGPVEHPEIVQELVIHEKLGLIIPDTIDYQGLQSVHDKTLLILNAECIYRTRLEAWLGNEGCRLGKVMEFGTMEGLLGCVKAGIGYAVLPVSYFNRMNVTEGIRCYPFPERYAEVPTVFIRRRDLYMTSAFREFIEELKMRLPEAVCGADIPAENPAEP is encoded by the coding sequence ATGGATATTGGTCTTCTTAAAGTGTTTCAGGCAGCCGCTGAAGAAGGGAGCATTTCCAAAGCGGCCCAACGCCTGAACTATGTGCAGTCCAATGTGACGGCAAGAATTCAGCAGCTGGAGCAGGAGCTGAAAACTCCGCTCTTTTACCGGCACAGCCGGGGCATCACGTTGACTTCGGCCGGACAGACACTCATGGAATACACGCTCAAAATAATAAATCTTCTGGAGGAAGCAGCACAGGCGGTTCTGGATTCGCCGGTTCCGAAGGGCTCGATCACGGTCGGCTCGGATACGACGGCTGCCGTGCGGCTGCCTGCCATCCTATCCGCTTATCGCGGGTGTTACCCTGACGTCGAGGTTCAGCTGCAGATCGGACGAAACAATGATCTCATCGATGCCGTCCTGCAATATACCGTGAACGGAGCTTTCGTGGACGGACCGGTCGAGCATCCGGAAATAGTCCAGGAACTGGTCATCCATGAGAAGCTTGGGCTTATCATTCCGGATACAATCGACTATCAGGGCCTTCAGTCGGTACATGACAAGACGCTGCTGATCCTGAATGCGGAATGCATTTACCGCACCAGGCTGGAAGCGTGGCTCGGAAATGAGGGCTGCCGGCTCGGGAAGGTAATGGAGTTCGGGACCATGGAAGGATTGCTGGGATGTGTAAAAGCGGGGATTGGATATGCGGTTCTGCCCGTATCTTATTTCAACCGGATGAATGTAACAGAGGGAATCCGCTGCTATCCCTTTCCGGAGAGGTATGCGGAGGTTCCGACAGTGTTTATCCGGCGGCGTGACCTGTATATGACCAGCGCCTTCCGGGAATTCATAGAAGAGCTGAAGATGCGCCTGCCGGAAGCTGTGTGCGGAGCGGATATCCCTGCGGAGAACCCGGCGGAGCCGTAA